One region of Mesobacillus boroniphilus genomic DNA includes:
- a CDS encoding ABC transporter ATP-binding protein codes for MFLETKNLTKKFGGLTAVNNVDFSIEKGKINAIIGPNGAGKSTFFNLISGFHPPSSGSIILKGQDITNMPPNKIAEMGIARTFQTTNLFEQSTVLDNVIVGHRLRTKSNLMDAVLRTKRLKREEDRCREKALEVIRFTGLEKVAGKLVGSLTQEEKKRTAFALALATEPEIVFLDEPAAGVNPDETEGLAQLMKKMVDTGITVCLIEHKMQMIMKLADKIMVLNYGEKISEGTAEEIRNDPAVIKAYLGGSASA; via the coding sequence ATGTTTCTTGAAACGAAGAATTTAACGAAGAAATTTGGCGGTTTAACAGCAGTCAATAACGTTGATTTTTCAATAGAAAAGGGGAAAATCAATGCCATCATCGGACCTAATGGTGCCGGAAAATCAACGTTTTTCAATTTAATCAGCGGCTTCCATCCTCCGAGCTCAGGCAGCATTATTCTGAAAGGGCAAGATATCACCAATATGCCTCCTAATAAAATAGCGGAAATGGGAATTGCACGCACCTTTCAAACTACCAATCTGTTTGAACAATCAACCGTGCTTGACAATGTGATCGTCGGGCACAGATTAAGGACAAAATCAAATTTGATGGATGCTGTTTTGAGAACAAAGAGATTGAAAAGAGAAGAAGACAGATGCCGAGAAAAGGCTCTCGAAGTGATAAGATTTACCGGATTGGAAAAGGTTGCCGGGAAATTAGTTGGCAGCCTGACTCAGGAAGAGAAAAAACGGACGGCCTTTGCGCTGGCTCTGGCGACGGAACCAGAGATTGTTTTTCTTGATGAGCCTGCAGCCGGGGTCAATCCTGATGAAACAGAGGGACTGGCCCAATTAATGAAGAAAATGGTCGATACAGGGATCACTGTCTGCCTGATTGAACACAAGATGCAAATGATCATGAAGCTGGCAGACAAAATCATGGTTCTTAACTACGGAGAGAAAATTTCCGAGGGTACTGCAGAAGAAATCAGGAATGATCCCGCTGTCATCAAGGCTTATCTGGGAGGGAGCGCCAGTGCTTAA
- a CDS encoding exonuclease domain-containing protein has translation MNDMIRFFRQMTGKLGSNIYAGMPTHSNPQQMSFLRQLQKEMKEGNSLDCPLEELPVVVFDLETTGFYPEKGDRIISIGAVKVIGSTVLENEVFYSLINPEISVPTDVLKLTSITEEELLTAPKTSQALMEFLNFIGSSVLVAHHAKHEQAFMKKFTSNHLRLNFEHRVIDTSFLIRIFQPVVNSLPLEQICLECGIEVKNRHHALADAKMAAKLWAFYIKKAQEHGYQNLREVYEYLSLKR, from the coding sequence ATGAATGATATGATTCGTTTCTTTCGGCAAATGACCGGGAAGCTTGGATCGAACATCTATGCCGGAATGCCAACACACTCAAATCCACAGCAAATGTCGTTTTTAAGACAGCTTCAAAAAGAAATGAAGGAAGGAAATAGCCTTGACTGTCCATTGGAAGAATTGCCAGTCGTAGTTTTTGACCTTGAGACAACAGGCTTTTATCCTGAAAAAGGCGATAGAATCATCTCTATCGGAGCTGTCAAAGTGATTGGGTCCACAGTACTTGAAAATGAGGTGTTTTATTCATTAATCAACCCTGAAATTTCAGTGCCTACTGATGTCCTTAAGCTGACTTCTATTACTGAGGAAGAGCTCTTGACTGCCCCGAAAACTTCACAAGCCCTGATGGAATTTTTAAATTTCATAGGCAGCTCAGTACTTGTAGCTCACCATGCAAAACATGAGCAAGCCTTTATGAAGAAATTCACAAGCAATCATTTACGCTTAAATTTTGAACACAGAGTAATTGATACTTCATTTTTGATCAGAATATTCCAGCCCGTTGTTAATTCCCTGCCTTTGGAACAAATTTGCCTTGAGTGCGGGATTGAAGTGAAAAATAGGCATCATGCATTGGCGGATGCTAAAATGGCAGCGAAGCTTTGGGCATTCTATATAAAAAAAGCCCAGGAGCATGGTTACCAGAACTTGCGGGAGGTTTATGAATACCTATCCTTAAAAAGATAA
- a CDS encoding dimethylarginine dimethylaminohydrolase family protein, producing MEQNIQPENRGYVINEYDVLKKVILCQPQYMTIRDVINETQKHFKDVGIHIEVALEQHNEFVNTLKNYGVEVILLPYHKKYPEQVFTRDIGFTLGQTIFVADMASDVRKGEEDVLKQWLEDEEISYYNLLGDQIEGGDVVIDQDTVYVGLSNRTNQQAADHLQGLLPQFNVRAIPFKAEYLHLDCVFNVVSPEVALIYRPSLTEEDINLFSSKYDLIDVSEEEQFTLGTNVLSIGNNRILSLPVNKGVNEQLRSKGFEVIEVDITEIIKSGGSFRCCTLPILREKSTH from the coding sequence ATGGAACAAAATATTCAGCCGGAAAATAGAGGTTATGTCATAAATGAATATGATGTACTTAAAAAGGTCATTCTTTGTCAGCCACAATATATGACAATCCGAGATGTGATAAATGAAACCCAGAAACATTTCAAGGATGTAGGCATACATATAGAAGTTGCCTTGGAGCAGCACAATGAATTTGTGAATACATTAAAAAATTACGGGGTGGAGGTCATCCTGCTTCCATATCATAAGAAATACCCCGAGCAAGTGTTCACGAGGGATATCGGTTTTACACTCGGCCAAACCATTTTTGTTGCTGATATGGCTAGTGATGTGCGCAAGGGAGAGGAGGATGTCCTGAAACAGTGGCTCGAGGATGAGGAAATCTCTTATTATAACTTGCTAGGAGACCAGATCGAAGGTGGGGATGTTGTCATTGACCAGGATACAGTGTACGTTGGGTTAAGCAACCGCACTAACCAGCAGGCTGCAGACCATTTACAAGGATTGCTTCCGCAGTTCAACGTTCGGGCTATTCCATTTAAAGCCGAGTATTTGCACCTTGACTGTGTCTTTAATGTCGTTTCACCAGAAGTCGCATTAATCTATCGGCCTTCATTGACAGAGGAAGATATTAATTTGTTCAGTTCAAAATATGACTTGATTGACGTTAGCGAAGAAGAACAATTTACTCTCGGAACGAATGTGCTTTCTATCGGAAATAATAGAATCCTCAGCTTGCCTGTAAATAAAGGAGTTAATGAACAGTTAAGAAGTAAGGGGTTTGAAGTAATCGAAGTCGATATCACAGAAATCATTAAATCAGGCGGATCATTCCGCTGTTGTACACTTCCGATTTTGCGAGAGAAGAGCACACATTAA
- a CDS encoding DUF294 nucleotidyltransferase-like domain-containing protein, giving the protein MNFNDYSNINAIRARGLSDVTFSNDQLNHFHDLIYEQVISAAVSKLSKEFGNPPSPFCFFVMGSAGRMEQSIWSDQDHGLVFKTNSNESQEYFLKLGKEIAEGLDLAGYKKCSGSVMASNPLWCKSLKDWENQLGLWVGVSSWESIRYLLIFADARTIYGDHSLLNILKEKAFDEVKREQLLLRMLHNTMFLKKGVGVLGQLLVETHGAFTGSINLKETAFFPFVNAARLLSFYEGIKETPTLSRISLLSDVVMPHQDKSLYSRNFSALLDYRLKHGSHRDYDSGHYVNINKLAKDEKKALKEILKVGEQFYEHVRKLLERK; this is encoded by the coding sequence ATGAACTTCAATGACTATTCAAATATAAATGCAATTAGAGCCAGAGGGCTGTCTGACGTAACTTTTAGCAATGATCAATTAAATCATTTCCATGACTTAATCTATGAACAAGTCATATCTGCTGCAGTAAGCAAATTGTCAAAGGAATTCGGGAACCCCCCTTCCCCTTTCTGTTTCTTCGTCATGGGCAGTGCTGGGCGGATGGAGCAATCTATTTGGAGTGACCAGGACCACGGACTTGTTTTCAAAACAAACAGTAATGAATCACAGGAGTACTTTTTAAAGTTAGGTAAAGAGATTGCAGAAGGATTAGATCTGGCTGGCTATAAAAAATGTTCCGGCTCTGTTATGGCCAGCAATCCATTGTGGTGTAAATCTCTGAAGGATTGGGAGAATCAACTTGGACTTTGGGTTGGTGTATCTTCATGGGAGTCAATTCGATATTTGCTTATATTCGCCGATGCCAGGACCATCTATGGCGACCATAGCCTATTAAATATCTTGAAAGAAAAAGCCTTTGATGAAGTTAAAAGAGAGCAATTGCTGTTAAGAATGCTTCATAACACAATGTTTCTTAAAAAAGGGGTCGGAGTACTTGGTCAGCTGCTTGTAGAAACTCATGGCGCTTTTACTGGATCTATTAATCTAAAGGAGACAGCGTTTTTCCCCTTTGTAAATGCAGCAAGGCTGTTGTCATTTTACGAAGGGATAAAAGAAACTCCGACTCTCTCCCGTATCAGTCTTTTATCTGACGTCGTGATGCCACATCAAGATAAATCTTTGTACAGCCGTAATTTTTCTGCACTGCTTGACTATCGCCTTAAACATGGAAGTCACAGGGATTATGACTCCGGGCACTACGTTAACATTAATAAGCTTGCTAAAGATGAAAAGAAAGCATTAAAGGAGATTCTTAAAGTTGGTGAACAATTTTATGAACATGTCAGAAAGCTGCTTGAAAGGAAGTGA
- the fbpA gene encoding Fur-regulated basic protein FbpA — protein sequence MSFHLRSAVEKLKDHYIRHLLTSGITDETEEDLKKLTITELKNISKGLNK from the coding sequence ATGTCATTTCATTTACGTTCTGCAGTTGAAAAGCTAAAGGACCATTATATTCGCCACCTGCTTACTTCAGGAATTACTGACGAAACTGAAGAAGATTTAAAAAAATTAACGATTACGGAACTTAAAAATATCAGTAAAGGCCTAAATAAATGA
- a CDS encoding ABC transporter substrate-binding protein: MKKSKLLLILSVMFALIFSLAACNSSEKTDTAGTDTEAQSGEGTINIGYTGPLSGPAAFYGERTLNGVQMAAEEINKAGGVEVNGKKYKFNIVSLDDKYLPNEAGANAKRLLQENKTPIIFTPHSGGVAALQVFNQQEKFIIGAYTSEPKVTEGGNKLTVRIPPRYDGYLEPFTNYTMEKFGKKIAFLPTASQYGKDWAEKLQPHWEKAGGKVVYNSSIDFAKDTDFFTIITNALKEKPDVLFIGGPSEPTAKVAKQARELGFKGGFIVMDQAKFDEMKKVTGSYDVLNGAIGVMPLVNSDSPGIPEFVKNYRAKHNEDPGSEAGLNYIAMYAFAEAIKAAGSVDDPEKIMANMQDGLDNLPEDKKVYVIPKIDPNGGFEAELIVAAIEDGKVVPIKVD, from the coding sequence ATGAAGAAGTCTAAACTGTTATTGATCTTAAGTGTGATGTTTGCTTTGATTTTCAGCCTTGCCGCTTGCAATAGCTCTGAAAAAACGGATACAGCAGGAACGGATACTGAAGCACAATCAGGAGAAGGTACTATTAATATTGGTTATACAGGGCCGTTAAGCGGGCCAGCAGCCTTTTATGGAGAACGGACTTTGAATGGCGTGCAAATGGCAGCCGAAGAAATTAACAAGGCCGGCGGAGTTGAAGTAAATGGAAAGAAGTATAAATTCAATATCGTGTCCTTGGATGACAAGTATTTGCCAAATGAAGCGGGAGCGAACGCAAAGAGACTTTTGCAGGAAAACAAGACACCGATTATTTTCACTCCGCACAGTGGTGGTGTGGCTGCTTTGCAAGTGTTTAACCAGCAGGAAAAATTCATTATTGGCGCATACACTAGTGAACCTAAGGTAACGGAAGGCGGCAATAAATTAACGGTCAGAATACCTCCTCGTTATGATGGCTACCTTGAGCCATTCACAAATTATACAATGGAGAAATTCGGCAAGAAAATTGCCTTTCTGCCTACTGCTTCACAGTACGGGAAGGACTGGGCAGAAAAGCTTCAGCCACACTGGGAAAAAGCAGGCGGGAAAGTCGTCTATAACTCATCAATCGACTTTGCGAAAGATACTGATTTCTTTACAATCATAACGAATGCCCTGAAGGAGAAGCCTGATGTCTTATTTATCGGAGGACCATCCGAGCCAACAGCAAAAGTTGCTAAACAAGCGAGAGAACTAGGCTTCAAAGGTGGATTCATTGTCATGGACCAGGCAAAGTTCGATGAAATGAAAAAGGTTACCGGCAGCTATGATGTCCTTAATGGAGCGATTGGAGTAATGCCACTTGTCAATTCTGACAGTCCCGGCATTCCCGAATTTGTTAAGAACTATCGGGCAAAACACAATGAGGACCCTGGTTCTGAAGCCGGCTTGAACTATATCGCTATGTATGCTTTTGCTGAAGCCATAAAAGCTGCAGGATCAGTAGATGATCCAGAAAAAATCATGGCGAATATGCAGGATGGTCTGGATAATCTTCCAGAAGACAAAAAAGTATATGTCATTCCAAAGATTGACCCTAATGGTGGATTTGAAGCCGAGCTGATCGTAGCAGCGATTGAGGATGGGAAGGTTGTTCCAATCAAGGTAGATTAA
- a CDS encoding alanine/glycine:cation symporter family protein, which translates to MEAFVSWLNGILWSNPVIYIILGIGLLFSILTRFLQVRLLKDMVTLMFKGRSSDAGVSSFQALSIALSGRVGTGNIAGTATAIAMGGPGAVFWMWTIAFIGAGSAFVESTLAQIYKVKQDGLYRGGPAYYIEKGLGIKWFAIVFAIAALLAMSLLMPGIQSNSIALGLENAFGVSKSVTGFVVIALLALIIFGGVKRIASVAQYTVPFMAVGYILVALVIIGMNISEVPAVFSLIFKSAFGADSMFGGILGSAIAWGVKRGIYSNEAGQGTGPHAAAAAEVSHPAKQGLVQAFSVYIDTLFVCSATAFMILFTGMFNTVGADGAFIVENLQGVEAGPGYTQAAVDAVLPGFGAEFVAVALFFFAFTTIMAYYYMAETNIAYLLRGRDGKVPMFILKIVILGAVFYGAVKEASLAWALGDAGLGLMVWLNLIAIVLLAKPALIALKDYEEQKKQGLDPVFNSKKLGIKNAEYWEEEYSFKHDKEKVS; encoded by the coding sequence TTGGAAGCTTTTGTTTCTTGGCTCAATGGGATTTTATGGAGCAATCCGGTCATTTATATCATTCTTGGAATCGGCTTGCTCTTCTCGATCCTGACACGATTTTTACAAGTTAGACTTTTAAAGGACATGGTAACACTCATGTTCAAAGGTAGAAGTTCCGATGCGGGTGTTTCATCTTTTCAGGCCTTATCTATTGCTTTATCCGGCCGTGTAGGAACTGGTAATATCGCAGGTACTGCCACTGCTATCGCAATGGGCGGACCTGGTGCGGTATTCTGGATGTGGACGATTGCATTTATCGGGGCAGGCAGTGCATTCGTAGAATCAACACTTGCTCAAATTTACAAAGTTAAGCAAGATGGTCTCTACCGAGGGGGTCCTGCATACTACATCGAAAAAGGACTTGGAATCAAGTGGTTTGCTATTGTATTTGCTATAGCAGCGCTTCTGGCAATGTCATTATTGATGCCAGGTATTCAGTCTAACTCGATCGCGCTTGGTTTGGAAAACGCATTTGGCGTAAGCAAATCAGTGACAGGTTTCGTTGTAATTGCTCTTTTAGCTCTGATCATTTTCGGTGGTGTAAAAAGAATTGCTTCCGTAGCCCAATATACTGTTCCATTTATGGCAGTTGGCTACATTCTTGTTGCGCTTGTCATTATCGGGATGAACATCTCTGAGGTGCCAGCCGTTTTCTCATTGATTTTCAAAAGTGCATTCGGTGCTGATTCAATGTTCGGCGGTATTCTTGGCAGCGCGATTGCATGGGGTGTAAAACGAGGAATTTACTCCAATGAAGCAGGACAGGGAACTGGCCCACACGCAGCGGCTGCTGCAGAGGTTTCCCACCCGGCTAAACAAGGTCTTGTCCAGGCATTTTCCGTTTATATTGATACTTTATTCGTTTGTTCCGCAACAGCATTCATGATCCTGTTCACAGGCATGTTCAACACAGTTGGTGCTGACGGTGCATTCATTGTAGAAAATCTTCAAGGCGTGGAAGCTGGGCCAGGATATACACAGGCGGCTGTTGATGCAGTTCTCCCTGGATTCGGGGCGGAATTTGTTGCTGTAGCACTATTCTTCTTCGCTTTCACAACAATCATGGCATACTACTATATGGCTGAAACGAATATTGCTTATCTTCTAAGAGGCAGGGATGGAAAAGTTCCAATGTTCATTCTGAAGATTGTCATCCTTGGTGCTGTCTTCTATGGAGCAGTAAAAGAAGCGTCATTAGCATGGGCGCTTGGAGATGCAGGCCTCGGATTGATGGTATGGCTTAACCTTATAGCCATAGTCCTGCTTGCAAAGCCAGCGTTAATTGCCTTGAAGGATTATGAGGAACAGAAAAAGCAAGGACTTGATCCGGTCTTCAATTCCAAAAAGCTTGGCATCAAAAATGCTGAGTACTGGGAAGAAGAATATTCCTTCAAGCATGATAAGGAAAAAGTATCATAA
- a CDS encoding MerR family transcriptional regulator, which yields MANESSYKDKKVITIGIVKELTGLSERQIRYYEERKLIFPDRTPGGSRRYSFADVEQLVEIANKIEDGVQTYEIRQEMIREKKRTDEEAHKKMIQGQLNARFGVRKY from the coding sequence TTGGCAAATGAATCTTCTTATAAAGACAAAAAAGTAATCACGATAGGAATTGTAAAAGAATTAACCGGACTTTCAGAACGGCAGATTCGTTATTACGAAGAAAGGAAGCTGATATTCCCGGACCGGACACCTGGTGGCAGCAGGAGATATTCTTTTGCTGACGTTGAACAATTAGTCGAGATTGCCAATAAAATCGAAGACGGTGTCCAGACATACGAAATACGGCAGGAAATGATTCGAGAAAAGAAACGGACTGATGAAGAAGCTCATAAGAAAATGATCCAGGGACAATTGAATGCCCGTTTCGGCGTTCGAAAATACTAA
- a CDS encoding ABC transporter ATP-binding protein codes for MLKLQDVSVKYGSFTAVHNVNLEVQPGQIVVLLGANGAGKSTLFKTISGLNKASSGGIQFEGEPLNKRSPDKIVQSGIVQCAEGRKLFPSMTVHENLKMGAYVHRKHKKGIKESIMHVYELFPILEEKQDDMAGSLSGGQQQMLAIGRALMAKPKLMLLDEPSIGLAPLIVEQMFEVIKKINREGTTILLAEQNANAALKIADRGYVFENGAVVLEGTSEELFANDEIKKAYIGA; via the coding sequence GTGCTTAAACTGCAGGACGTTTCAGTAAAATACGGAAGCTTCACAGCTGTCCATAATGTTAATCTCGAGGTTCAGCCTGGTCAAATCGTTGTTTTGCTAGGGGCGAATGGGGCAGGAAAAAGCACCCTTTTCAAAACAATCAGCGGGCTGAACAAGGCGTCTTCCGGAGGCATTCAATTTGAAGGTGAACCCCTTAACAAACGCTCTCCTGATAAAATTGTCCAGTCAGGCATTGTCCAGTGTGCAGAAGGGCGTAAATTGTTCCCTTCAATGACAGTCCACGAGAATTTGAAAATGGGAGCCTACGTCCATAGAAAGCACAAGAAGGGGATAAAAGAATCGATAATGCACGTATATGAACTTTTCCCTATTTTAGAAGAGAAGCAGGATGATATGGCTGGTTCATTGAGTGGAGGCCAGCAGCAAATGCTCGCCATTGGAAGAGCACTGATGGCTAAACCGAAGCTGATGCTTCTAGATGAACCTTCAATAGGACTCGCTCCGTTGATAGTAGAGCAAATGTTTGAAGTGATCAAGAAGATCAATCGCGAAGGGACGACAATTCTCCTGGCGGAACAAAATGCCAATGCAGCCTTGAAGATTGCTGATAGAGGTTATGTGTTTGAAAACGGAGCTGTTGTGCTGGAAGGTACTTCAGAGGAACTGTTCGCGAATGATGAGATTAAGAAAGCTTATATCGGTGCTTAG
- a CDS encoding LLM class flavin-dependent oxidoreductase, with protein MTDNKRINDIKYSVLDLSPILEGGTAAHALKNTLDLAQHAESWGYNRYWLAEHHNMPGIASSATSVVIGHVAAGTTSIKVGSGGIMLPNHAPLVIAEHFGTLESLFPGRIDLGLGRAPGTDQVTAYALRRERRSDGQDFPEQLDELRAYFNPELDSQYRSVRAIPGEGLNIPIWLLGSSGYSAQLAGQLGLPFSFASHFSPENTLGALKLYRRSFQPSEDLQAPYAMVGVNVIAAETDEEAEFLATSMQQQFLNLFRNNPSPLLPPVKNLEDKLSEYEKMLLDSRIGSSIVGSPETIKTKLQQFLDETQADEMIINAQIFDHKARLKSFEIVSDVFKGRN; from the coding sequence ATGACCGACAACAAACGTATAAACGATATCAAATATTCCGTGCTTGACTTGTCCCCGATTCTTGAAGGCGGCACAGCTGCACATGCGCTCAAAAACACACTTGACCTTGCCCAGCATGCTGAAAGTTGGGGATACAACCGCTATTGGTTAGCAGAGCACCATAACATGCCTGGCATCGCAAGTTCAGCTACCTCGGTTGTAATCGGCCATGTTGCAGCGGGAACAACCTCCATTAAAGTTGGCTCGGGCGGGATTATGCTCCCTAACCATGCTCCACTGGTGATTGCTGAACATTTCGGTACGCTTGAATCCCTATTCCCGGGACGGATCGACCTTGGACTAGGACGCGCTCCGGGTACTGACCAGGTGACGGCCTATGCCTTACGGCGCGAACGTCGCAGTGATGGTCAGGATTTCCCTGAGCAATTGGATGAACTTCGTGCATATTTCAATCCGGAACTCGATTCGCAATATCGAAGTGTCAGGGCGATTCCCGGCGAAGGATTGAACATTCCAATCTGGCTATTAGGCTCAAGTGGCTATAGTGCACAGCTTGCGGGACAACTAGGTTTGCCGTTTTCTTTCGCCAGCCATTTCTCACCGGAAAATACATTAGGTGCACTCAAGCTTTACCGAAGGAGCTTCCAGCCTTCAGAAGATTTGCAAGCGCCTTACGCAATGGTCGGAGTAAACGTGATTGCTGCCGAAACGGATGAGGAAGCAGAGTTCCTCGCAACCTCCATGCAGCAGCAGTTCCTTAACCTGTTCAGGAATAATCCTAGTCCATTGCTCCCCCCTGTCAAGAACTTGGAAGACAAGCTCAGCGAGTATGAAAAAATGCTGCTGGACAGCCGTATTGGTTCATCAATCGTTGGAAGCCCAGAAACCATCAAAACTAAGCTGCAGCAATTCCTGGATGAAACACAAGCAGACGAAATGATTATCAACGCACAAATATTTGACCATAAAGCTAGACTGAAATCCTTTGAAATTGTTTCTGATGTTTTTAAAGGAAGGAATTAA
- the coaW gene encoding type II pantothenate kinase yields MKNRIGIDAGGSLIKIAYEENGRMHFRKQPIGEMDVALEWLKMVSSNKTIFLTGGRAGKIKANFFPDAEIVDEFTAACEGANYLMMKEGLHNNEKSLLINIGTGTSWFKLEGEHYDRILGSGIGGGTFMGMGKLLADPSDFASLVSLSASGKKGTVDLLVKDIYHPEEPPIRGDLTASNFAKTEAIHSSSSADRMASVLNMITETITLLTVQAAALHSTKKVIFIGSTLAGNKPMQDSLDSYCKMSGLDPIFLQNGEFSGAIGAMLK; encoded by the coding sequence ATGAAGAATAGGATCGGCATAGATGCTGGAGGGTCATTAATCAAAATAGCTTATGAAGAAAATGGAAGAATGCATTTCCGGAAACAACCAATTGGGGAAATGGATGTTGCACTAGAGTGGCTGAAAATGGTTTCCTCAAACAAAACGATTTTCCTGACAGGCGGGAGAGCAGGAAAAATTAAAGCGAATTTTTTTCCGGACGCTGAGATTGTCGATGAATTTACTGCAGCATGTGAAGGTGCGAATTACTTAATGATGAAGGAAGGATTACATAATAATGAAAAATCCTTGCTCATCAATATTGGAACCGGCACTTCCTGGTTTAAGCTTGAAGGTGAACACTATGACAGAATTCTTGGAAGCGGAATCGGCGGTGGTACATTTATGGGAATGGGAAAACTTTTGGCCGATCCAAGTGATTTTGCAAGTCTGGTAAGTTTGTCTGCTTCTGGTAAAAAGGGAACCGTGGACCTGCTGGTGAAGGATATCTATCATCCGGAAGAACCACCAATTCGTGGCGATTTAACTGCAAGCAACTTCGCCAAGACAGAAGCAATCCATTCAAGCTCTTCAGCCGACAGAATGGCGTCAGTTTTGAATATGATTACAGAGACCATAACTCTTCTAACTGTACAAGCTGCTGCTCTACACAGCACAAAGAAAGTCATTTTCATAGGAAGTACACTCGCAGGCAATAAGCCAATGCAAGACAGCCTTGATTCTTATTGTAAAATGTCGGGTCTGGACCCAATCTTTCTTCAAAACGGGGAATTCAGCGGAGCAATCGGAGCAATGCTCAAGTAA
- a CDS encoding ammonium transporter yields MDTVFLMNSLWVMISAVLVILMIGGFILLETGSTRMKNAGHIAGKTILTFGISSIVFWAVGYGLIFGEGNSILGFSDFFYSGYDIEGLGLSGAVFFLFQLAFAGISLTIAFGGFAERAKLSVYLVFALLFSVLVYPFIAHWIWGGGWLAEHGKQDFAGSTVVHLTGAMAALAATILLKPRIGKYNKDGSANNIEGHNQVFTALSVLLLWVGWFGFNAGSTVSVDGAFFGFVALNTNLAAAAGTVAAMLISWIVVGKADVPMMLNGALAGLVAITASCAFVDTWAAVVIGLIAGILVFYSIRFFESRKIDDPIFALSVHGTAGVWGTLSTGFFATPELATVGKPGLFYGGGFEQLGVQALGVVASGAFAFIVSYIILSIMKVAMKGLRVTEEEEIIGLDISEHGSYGYPELVNKEAAAKGSIEVTGTANVPLSSQHPSVN; encoded by the coding sequence ATGGATACGGTATTTTTAATGAATAGTCTATGGGTTATGATTTCCGCAGTTTTAGTTATTTTGATGATTGGAGGTTTCATCCTGCTTGAAACAGGATCAACACGAATGAAGAATGCCGGCCACATTGCCGGAAAAACGATTTTGACATTTGGGATTTCATCAATTGTTTTCTGGGCTGTAGGTTATGGTCTTATTTTTGGAGAAGGTAACTCGATTTTGGGATTCTCGGACTTTTTCTATTCAGGCTATGATATAGAGGGTTTAGGACTTTCAGGGGCTGTATTCTTTCTATTTCAACTGGCATTCGCCGGGATATCTTTAACGATTGCCTTTGGCGGATTTGCTGAGAGAGCAAAATTATCTGTATATCTTGTTTTTGCACTTCTATTCTCAGTATTAGTTTATCCGTTCATCGCCCATTGGATTTGGGGCGGCGGCTGGCTTGCAGAACATGGAAAACAGGATTTTGCTGGTTCAACTGTTGTCCATCTTACTGGTGCAATGGCAGCTCTGGCAGCAACCATTCTTCTAAAGCCGCGTATTGGAAAATACAATAAAGATGGTTCAGCTAATAATATTGAAGGTCACAATCAGGTCTTCACAGCATTGAGCGTATTGTTATTATGGGTTGGCTGGTTTGGGTTTAATGCAGGAAGCACTGTTTCTGTTGATGGAGCATTCTTTGGGTTTGTTGCTCTCAACACGAATCTTGCGGCAGCTGCTGGTACGGTTGCAGCCATGCTCATATCATGGATTGTAGTAGGCAAAGCTGATGTTCCAATGATGCTTAACGGAGCGCTCGCAGGTCTAGTGGCCATTACGGCATCCTGTGCTTTTGTTGATACTTGGGCAGCGGTTGTCATCGGACTGATTGCCGGCATCCTTGTTTTCTATAGTATTCGCTTCTTTGAAAGCAGAAAGATAGATGATCCTATCTTTGCGCTTTCAGTACACGGTACGGCTGGTGTTTGGGGAACTTTATCAACAGGATTCTTTGCAACCCCCGAGTTAGCCACAGTTGGGAAACCAGGTTTGTTTTATGGAGGAGGTTTTGAACAGCTGGGAGTACAGGCGTTGGGAGTTGTGGCCTCGGGTGCCTTCGCTTTCATCGTATCTTATATCATCTTATCGATTATGAAGGTAGCAATGAAGGGCTTGAGGGTAACAGAAGAGGAAGAAATCATTGGCCTGGATATTAGTGAACACGGAAGCTATGGATATCCGGAATTGGTCAATAAAGAAGCAGCAGCAAAGGGATCAATCGAGGTCACCGGCACTGCCAATGTCCCTTTGAGTTCACAGCATCCATCTGTCAATTAG